The following are encoded in a window of Gopherus flavomarginatus isolate rGopFla2 chromosome 10, rGopFla2.mat.asm, whole genome shotgun sequence genomic DNA:
- the LOC127030063 gene encoding vacuolar protein sorting-associated protein 33B-like yields MSPLDRIANVSILKQHEVDKLYKVENKPIVSTSDQLCFLVRPRIKNMKYVADIVNADKTMGRSRKYKIIFSPQKFYTCELVLEEEGIYGDVTCEEWAFYLLPLDDDLLSMELPEFFRDYFLEGDQRWISTVARALQLLNSLFGPFANTYGIGRCAKMVYDVWRELVEESEGDSQARRPEISHVFLMDRDVDYVTALCSQVVYEGLVDDTFCIKCGSVDFGPDVTSSDRSFKVLLNAQDKVFSEIRNEHFSNVFSFLSQKARNLQTQYDRRRGMDIKQMKNFVSQELKGLKQEHRLLSLHIGACESIMKKKTKQDFQELLKTEHALLEGFDIRESTSYIEEHIDRQVSPSESLRLMCLLSVTENGLIPKDYRSLKTQYLQVSVRVCVCVRVEGRACVWDAGRTLAGGNEKQVRKERKGAGCLYAIIPPS; encoded by the exons ATGAGCCCCCTGGACCGAATCGCCAATGTCTCCATTCTCAAG CAACATGAAGTGGATAAGCTGTACAAAGTGGAGAACAAACCCATCGTTAGCACTAGTGACCA GTTGTGCTTCTTAGTCCGGCCACGGATCAAGAACATGAAGTACGTTGCTG ATATTGTCAATGCTGACAAGACGATGGGGAGGAGCCGGAAGTACAAGATTATCTTCAGCCCCCAGAAG TTTTACACCTGTGAGCTGGTGCTGGAAGAAGAGGGAATCTATGGTG ATGTGACCTGTGAGGAGTGGGCTTTCTACCTGCTCCCCCTGGATGATGATCTCCTCAGCATGGAGCTGCCTGAGTTCTTCCGGGATTACttcctg GAAGGGGATCAGCGCTGGATCAGCACAGTCGCACGAGCTCTGCAGTTGCTGAACTCCCTCTTTGGGCCTTTCGCTAACACCTATGGGATTGGCAGGTGTGCCAAG ATGGTCTATGACGTGTGGCGAGAGCTGGTGGAGGAGAGCGAGGGTGACAGCCAAGCCAGGAGGCCTGAGATCAGCCATGTCTTCCTCATGGACCGAG ATGTGGATTACGTCACGGCGCTCTGCTCCCAGGTGGTGTATGAGGGGCTGGTGGATGACACGTTCTGCATCAAATGTG GGAGCGTGGATTTTGGGCCAGACGTCACCTCCTCTGACAGGAGCTTCAAAGTGCTGCTCAATGCCCAGGACAAG GTCTTCAGCGAGATCCGGAACGAACACTTCTCCAACGTCTTCAGCTTTCTGAGTCAGAAGGCACGGAACCTGCAGACGCAGTACGAC CGCCGTCGTGGGATGGACATCAAGCAAATGAAGAACTTTGTCTCCCAGGAgctgaaggggttaaagcaggAGCACCGTCTGCTGAGCCTGC ATATTGGTGCCTGCGAGTCCATCATGAAGAAGAAAACCAAGCAGGACTTCCAGGAGCTGCTAAAGACTGAGCACG CTCTCCTGGAGGGGTTTGACATCCGCGAGAGCACCAGCTACATAGAAGAGCACATTGACCGGCAG GTCTCCCCCAGCGAGAGTCTGCGCTTAATGTGCCTCCTGTCGGTCACGGAAAATG GGCTGATCCCTAAGGATTATCGCTCCCTGAAAACCCAGTACCTCCAGGTgagtgtgagagtgtgtgtgtgtgtgcgtgtggaaGGGAGAGCATGTGTGTGGGATGCGGGGAGGA ccctggctggagggaacGAGAAGCAAGTGAGGAAGGAGCGGAAGGGAGCAGGCTGCCTCTATGCCATCATTCCCCCCTCCTGA